TCCTAGCAGTAAGGATGactgtatcccacatcatagtaatgtcgttcgtctccacaagcctatcatgatgatgccggtaccatctgctctttgctggaaccccaaaatgacgacaaatgtcccagtggataatggaggccacccgattgtgtcgatcagtgtagtctatcggtgccaaggcactacagcctgcgacaatgtggtcaactgttttcatgtctacactgcacaagcggCAAGTGGGACCGACATTTCGATGCAGAATGTTGCGCTCATAACACCGACTTTGGTCttaagcagcaacaaccagttcctcagttgcagcaggaagattggATGGCTTCAGCCgtctgtaggtctctttcatatccacaggtggtttctcagtgagacggcgatactgacCATGCATTGGTTTTCTGCTCCAGAACTTAACAAGAACCGCTTCCTACAGAAATATTTCGCATCCGTCtgaggtgcttgctcgaagaCACCATCGCACAGGATGGTCCCACTTCCATGCAGGCTCTTTGACTTGTTGTCTTTAGAAAGACTCTCCTGCAGTTGTGCAGTAAACTGCCTGGCCATGCATTGGATCGAATGAGAGGACTTCGTAGCATCACACTCCTGTACATTTGCATAAATccccacaatacaagactgatatGTTGACTCGATCTGTTGTAATCTTCAACCACCCTGGGTGCACAAGAGTGTATAGCCGGTTAACGTCTGCCGCACGATTTtagtattttttatttattatttatatttattatttattatttattatatatttattatttatttattatttatttattattttttatttttttatttattatttatttattatttatgtatttattatttattttttatttatttatttattattcattcatttatttattcattcatttatttatttatttattatttattatttattatttctttattatttctttatttgtttcttatttttatttatctattatttatttatttatttatttattatttattttttatttatatttatttattatttatttattatttatatttatttattatttatttattatttatatttattttttatttatttattatttattatttatttattatttatatttatttattatttatttatttatttatttatactttATCATGGGTgatatactgtacacataaTTACGTGAGAGTCATTCTGTTGATGTTGTAGATTGATATGATGAGATATATGCATTTCACTACTCTCTACAAGAGAAGAAATTTAGCCGCGAGAACGGCCGGTCTATTTTCAATCACGATAAAGAGTTTGGTCGAATGGGCATTCCCAACGACTACTGGCATTACAGTCCATTGAATGAGAACTACAAGGTTAGTGCGATTGATGTAAGAAGGTGGAGAGTTGGTGTGACGTGTCGTTTGTTGTAGCTTTGTCAGACGTATCCTGAGTGGCTGTATGTGCCGATTGGCGTGAGTGAAGAAGTCGTGAATGGCAGTGCTAAGTTTAGAGTGCAGAGAGTGTACCAGCATTGTCATATTACCACCAAGAGACATAGGTGACGGATATAGTTCACATtggatggtgtgtgtctgtctatttcctttttttattttttgcttaattttttgtatatttgtttatttgtttgtttatttatttatttgtttgtttatttgtttgtttatttatttgtttgtttatttatttgtttgtttgtttgtctgattgtttgtccattaggTGAAACTTTGATAAGGTGATAAAGGGAGGAAGTTATTCTAATGTGGCTGCCATTGTCTAGTCGAGAACTAACTCAGCTGCAGGTAAGTACACTAAAAGAGATTCAAACTGTCAATCTGCatgtaaaaataaatatttaatatttgtgGTCAACAATTGGTCTACTTGGGCAGGCACCTGAAGCTTGTGATCTGTACACGAGAGCAAGTTGGAGTGGGAAGACCTTTTGCTGGCAGTATCTTTGAGACCAAGAAGTGACTTGCTGGCTATTCCTATAAGGAACATTGTCCGGAAGTGTGTCTATGTCCAGATATCTTGCACCAGATTCAGAAATGCTCAGTCCTATCTCTCTCTCATCCCTAATGAAATAGAAGTAGATTGATAAGTTTTTCAAGATTACTATTTTTAAGTTGTAGCTGGTTGCATTATATCatgtattataattataaagtGGATACACAATAGAGCTTTATGAATATCCAAGCGACTTGTTCACAGTTGTAAGTGCTGCATGGTTGACATGTATATGTACAACACTAGCATTCTAGACCTGTCTATGTAATGTTAATTTGATTGCACCAGCATAGCATATAGAAAGTTGAGTCATATTTGACAGTAACTAAAAGTTAAATTGTCTTCTTGTCACACTAAAGCTTCGATTATTTGAAATCTGTTAGTCggtattgacatatctgatcACTACTCCCTCAAATATGctgtttaaaaattaaaactgcACAAGTGAACTTGTACTGTCCATGTCAATGTTTGgataaaatttgaaagattgatattaatattttattataacagTTATTTGTACTCGACTTTGGCAGTGAACTAGCAGTAAATTATAGGGTCgtcatgtgctgtgtgtacagttgaaGTTTGATAGACATATAatctattctaattatatttctgttgATGATATAAGACGTTTAAAACAAATATTAAGTTTGACAGCAATTAGATGTTATCTTCTTGTAATACAAGAGCTCCGATTATTTGAAATCTGTTAGTCGAtattgacatatctgatcACTACTCCCTCAAATATACTGTTTAGCAATTAAAACTGCACAAGTGAACTTGTACTGTCCATGTCAATGTTTGGATCAAATTTgaaagattgatattaatattttattataacagTTATTTGTACTCGACTTTGGCAGTGAACTAGCAGTAAATTGTAGGGTcatcatgtgctgtgtgtacagttgaagtttgatagacatataatatattctaattatatttctgttgATGTTATGAGATGTTTAAAACAAAGAGTAAGTTTGACAGCAATTAGATATTATCTTCTTGTAATACAAGAGCTCCGATTATTTGAAATCTGTTAGTCGATATTGACATATCTGCTCACTACTCCCTCGAATGTgctgatattaatattttattataatgcAGTTATTTGTACTCGACTTTGGCAGTGAACTAGCAGTAAATTGTATAAGCTAGTGCATTATgtgctgcatgtgtacagttgaAGTTGGATAGACATAATATCTATTCTAATTAATACTATATACATAATTTGAAATCTATATACCAACTTACATAGTGTTTAATTACCACTTTGAGTGGAAAAAATTTGTACAAACTATAAAGTTTTCACATTAATATATACTtcaatactatatatatatatatatatatatatatatatatatatatatatatatatatatatatattatcagTCCAACGCACTCCAGCTGAATATTGGGTTGTGTTCTACAAGATCTTGCATGTGTATGGCCAGGTTCTTTTCTGCCGCAAGAAATTAAATCACAAAATCTAGCATTTGATACAACCCCAAGAAATCTAGATCAAAATAGAAAATGTTAGCAAAGCAATTCAAAATAAGGCGACCATCTCTACCGTCCTTGTGCATAGCAGTGTTCCAAATAAGGTCTTGGTAGGCGTGGCTGTTTATATAAGCCGGCTGCAAGACGACGCTTTCCTCGTGTATTCCTTCCTACGGTAAGTGAATGGACTTTCCTTGCTACCGTTGCCTAAATCGACATGTTATAGTATGCGAAATTGCCCAATTCGCATGCGGTAACTGTAGGACCAGACGTTCTTGCGAAACCGTACACGTCTCATCGATCGCTCATCGAGATCTCTAGCTTGCGTGACGCACGACTTCCGCGTGAGAAGGTGCACATATGCATGCGCTCTAGGGATATGCATTCGCATGTGCACGACCGCGTCTAGAGTGTTGCGCAATTCGTGCGAGCGTATCACCTTCGCATGCGGAAGTCGTGCGTCACGCATCTCCGCATGCGATAGGGACATTCGCATGCGAGACCTTCTCGAGTGTTGCGGAATTTGTGCGAGCGTATCACCTTCGCATGCGGAACTCGTGCGTTACGCACTGCGAGCTAGTCTCCGCATGCGAAATCGGCCAATTCGCATGCGTAAACGACATTCGCATGAGACTCGCATGCGAATCTGATGCGGTCGCATGAAGATTTTCTTTAGGgatatatatgtatgcatgcaagaCAACCAGGTAATATGCAAtactaaagtgcgttcacgaattagagcgactggtggaatgtagggtacaccttaaggcgtggcgtagtgTTTGTGTAAACGGATGTTATATTGTCACAGGAGGCAATTAACATCTATGTTTCAGAGCGtatggtgtcaatgacaaattagTTAACTATAGTGTTACGTGAAAGTGTACGTATGAAGgtgttgcctctggctgcctcgctggcttgaaacgtggtttgcttcatgatgcaatgatcTACTAAAACTTGTACTTTTGCTATAACCCGTGACAACAGACCCGAACGTTTCTAGgcgctcactggttgtatgtgtcagttgtcCCTTCTAGGAACAGCTGTATgtaccagatacatacactcattcacttctggctcagagaaacgtctggaaaccacgagaacttgactaatttgaccatatcaaaaccaaactgaccagcatttagtgcattcttgagcgttgatgacatcactatgagGACTCTGACCTCCTCTGACCTGTagttatgctgcacagcacaacacagggattgctgggtttacgatggaaaacatcaagcgtctgtgtagagaaggtatagcaaacgttactgtggaaaagtgggcaaactgcgtgaggcacgtgcacgtacgtgagaaggtggaAAAGCATTACAGGACAATACACGGTGTGCTAGGcgacgttgtagagcagatggtcattgaattcgaagttcgtcctgaatcagaagattcgtcgtcgtgtgaaactgaaagttccaaggaCGAAGAGTAGAAACGGATCCTAGACGCACTCTTTCCTAGCTAACTGACACTCCAACTGGGAAGTTTACTGTGTCgggttactgttaacagcctgctagctataacaattatgtacttagctttatgcaattaaccctaatcccgCCTTTCTCCGCCCTCTAAGtcattaaaatacaggaaattggctctaCTAACTTCAGTTACGTCTCTGTAGCCCAACGatgagtgtaattagatccggcaagtgaagagctttcgattgataccaatatccgcCCGGAGGGCAACACATTCGTCGcacaaatggccacattccaccaATCTCTCTAATGTGTGAACTCACTTTAGTACTAATTCATCTAGTCCAGCTTTGTAACTGCATCACAAATAtatggcacacacacaattgcaagACCGGTCAGCAGTAGTGCATTGCAACGTAAAACCAATACGATGAGTCCAAGTCCACTTATTGTGCGTCCATCAGCTGGCATTCAGAGCCAGTATATTGGAGAAGACCATTCAGCACCTACCATTACCCGGGCCAAGAATGCAGCCACTCCATTACTTTCTTCTACTTTAGGGTCTGAAGACTTTGTTGATGGGGACTGTACGAGTTTCAAGCAGACAAGTATGTGTCAGAATGAATCGATTAGTTGTGTACCTTGTAAAGATGATGGACAGTCTGGATTCAAAGAGGATTATCGTACAGAAGAACAAGATTTTCCAGTTGCCCAACTGCCTGGTAATGTTGGAATAGGACACAAACATGTCAGAGCGAGGAAGGAAACTCAACGTGAATGTGTTACCAAAGATGATTTGCATTTGCTGTCATTGTTTGACAAAGAAAGTATAATTGTATCAAAAGCCcaaattgtttattttgtttgcttgtagatTGATTGTAAAGCTGTGGATGGTGAAGTTCGATGCAAAAGTTGCAAGGAGCAACTGGTTGCAGGTGACCAAATCTAGTCGCTCGGTATCATTTCTGAGTATCCCTGGTTACGTAATATTGTATTTGTAGCTCTCAGTACAGTGGAAGTTAGCTGTGAAATAGATGACATTTTGAGTAAACTTGGCCATAGCTGCACACCTTCTAGATGCTTTGTTTGTACTGAGCAAGATCTAACTGTCAAATGCTTAGTTTTACCTCAAACATCTACAGTTTGGCCATTTTCTGgtactgtacttgtcgatTCCGAGCCTGTGACTAGTACTCATTGATCTTTCTTGGTTTTTCCTAGGATTAAACTGCATTTGGAGTGAGGCCGAAGGGTTGACCTATGTGCCACTGGTTTGCTCTAATTGTAGTACTCACTGCTCGCCTGAGTCTCCTCCTCTTGTAGGATTCAAAGTTGTTCCTTGTAATCGACCGTCACTGATGAAGAGATTGACTGAGGTGACACAAACTATAGACGTGCATGTAGTCTATTGGCTCAATGGTTGGTTTCTCGTTCAGGTTTATCTTTTACAATCAGCTGTCGATTATACTCAATAAATGAAGCAGAAGACTAAGTGAATTATCAAATAGAGTTGCACTAAAGATGACTATTTGATGAGActatcaatttaattaaatatttgttgtttgattatgtcttgttttaattaacatctgACATGAATGCTTGGTTATACGATTACACTTTCATATATCACGCTCGTTTCCATGCTCAACCGTATGCGTACCGATTCTGTGACATGACGAAAGAGCGAAAATACTGTTGGAAGAAAATGCGGACGTTTTTAATATCCGGGTGATGTTGAGGTTATACGGGTCTTTAGGATGGCGCTTGTTGAATTACCTGACATCTGCACGTGTTTGAAGGTCAGAATGAAAACcgaaatttttttattttcaagTGCATTAAATCTGACGTCCCTAGCTGCATGATGAGAACAAGAGACTCAAACGAAAGTATGTTCGTCTTGTAGAAAGAAACAGGAGACTAGAGACACACATTGCTGAAATGGAATCACAAGTAGAAAGAAGAGGAACCATTAGAGATAGAGATATCAGGTCTTGCATTAGCTTTTTTGTAGAGTTATTATGATAGTTATTGTATAGActagtgtcactgtgtgtcctaattaattaaaataattagtaTAGACTTTCCTATCTAAAATACTGAGAGAGACACTGTACAAAGCTGTAAAGTACTTTTCATTCCCGTTTTTAGAATAAAGGTGAAGGCTGATCATTCACAAACCAGATGTGTTAATAAAGGTCTGATTCTTCCAAATGGGATATGTCCATCCAATATGAGACACCTGCTAGTTCTCACTAATAAAAGAGGGACACATCTAGCTCATTTGCTGTACTTGACCtgaaaaattcaaaaattacaCTTCTCCTTGAGTCAACCATAGAAGGGTGAGTTGCATCATCCAAAGTGGAATActttgtattatttaattatagaGAAACAATCTCATGATACTGAAAATTTATTTGACTTTCAAAAGATAATTTGAAGCCTATAGCACTTCCAGTTATCGATCAAGCCTTCTGCACTTGGCTAGAGCATTTTCACTAAATGTCTAGCACAGCTGTAGACCTAAATAACTTTTTATCATCCTGTGTGTTGAAACTCTGTAGTTGTCTATTTAAAATAGCactgtttctttttcttggttctgctgctgttttaGCAAGATGGACGTGTGATGGGGCCATTGCAAACAAGCGTGTCGTTAGGTCTCTTATTCACACtttcttatatatatatatatatatatatatatatatatatatatatatgtatttacatGCTAAAGATATAGTGCAAATGccaaatgttttaattaagattaattAGAAAATATGTATTTTTGCTGTCTGCCAACAAGGAAAAACAAAGGGAATTAATTGAGAGCAATCTTTTTGGGAGATTGAATAGATATGAAGTAAAGAGAGTTGTGTTTACAGTTCTGAGTATACATGAATCAAATGTTCTTGCTGAAGTTAAATAACAGAAGACTCATTATCTTTACTGTACTTATTGTGAGCTGTTGTGTCAGGTTACTGAGGTATTTAAGCTTCAGGTGCTTTGTTGAAGTACTTTGTTAAGCTTCTTGACTTTCTGAAGACAACGCTTTCATCTTTAGGCCTGTAGGCTGGAGGTTTAGTGGGTTCATTTGAACTCCTATTTGGTGTGTCAATGTCAGCTTTTCTGAGTCAACTTCTTTCATACAGTTTTTGCTTATAATGACAGCTTTTGTAGCTTACGAGACCACTATATGTTGCAGTGAGAAAAATTCTTAGTGAAATGAGACCAATTACATCATCAGCATGCAGAAATTATAATGTACGTTTTATAGCATTTGTGTGAATGTAGCTACATGATTACACAAGACATCAAAAGAGAACAACTTTCCTGGCACTGCTGATACTCACATTTGCATTTCACATGACTGCATTTGCATAGAGTTAGGAACTTTAATAAAACTGCAATTTTTGGAACAAATTACAATGTACTGAAGGTGTTAAATAAAGTGTAGACAATAGGCATTTCAAGTGGAGTTATAGCGATATTGTCTAGAATCATATACAATGTGTCTTTAATATAGCAACCTTAGGGTTCATGCAGTTTGTACAATGGTAATTTATATACACATAGATGCCTTAATCATACATGTAAATGTTTCCAGCTGCATGCAATGGCGTCATGGTGATGTCATAAAGTCAGTTTTGGTTATTCAAAGTCTTCTGTTTATGAAGCAGCTGACAACTGCAGACCTGATCTTCTTCAGCATTTGTGATGCCACATCATTTCAAGGACTGTTTTAATAGTGTTCATTTACTTTATAAGATTTGCTATTTGTTCACCATTAAAGGTACTACTAGACATATGAAAGGTAAAGCTATTTTTCATTGTTTTCCTTCAAATCTGCAGCAACTCCTTCACACAGAGCCGTCTTGTCTAGAATATGTACATTCTAAGAGTTTAACTATTTATCTttttctgactgtctgtttgtttttctaatTAGCTTTTTTTGTTCAAGGGTTACCATATGTTGTATTTTACTTAATAGTCAAACTACCAATTGCGTGATGGCTATGTTACATTATCAACAATGCATAgccattttgtattttgtaacatttgtatttttgtattttgtatcaTTGATGTTTAGTGGATTATGCTGCAAAGACAAACATCATCAAGAATGTCATGTTAACAAAGTTCCACAAAACAGTCATTCCCAACTTGACCCGGAGGACATGAACAAGTCAGTGTTGTATTATTTTAATCAGTTACTTACAGCAGCAGCTAAATGCAACTCGTAAGAGTACTGTTCTTTCCTTATACATTCAAAATTACCAGAATATCTTGACTTAAACAAGTAGTCAagataaacaaagtcattgaTGTTGCAACAGTGCATGTGCATTAAAATTGGTTTTTGTTGTCTCGTTATCATAACTAATTGAAGCTGCATTTACACTATTGCTTCCACtgctatgagccttctgaaaaccaTGATATGATAGCCACACAAAGAAGTTCGAATTTACATGCTATTTCCTTTTCAATGTGCTACTTGTAATATCTATCTGAAATTGTACGAAGTGACCGCAGACTCTGTAGTCATCCAAGTGCCATGTAtaacaaatcacaaatactgcTCTATGATCGGACTGTATTGAGGGTGTGGCACGTTCTTGAGCGTGACAGTcagacagccagccacataCTAGTAGTTCATCCCTATGTTTTGTGAGtagctactcgccaagtctcgtgacttttacaaagtcctgtTTTGTACGGCTTATACCTGAATAATACAAAGGCCCATTTCTTACGGCTTATAGCTGATTTGGAAGTCTctaaagtcacgagacttggcaaGAGCAACTCAAAACGTATAGAGGCCTAACTTGTCTGTGGGCTATGTgtttgtgggtgggtgggtggctGGCTAGTTCTTGCCACACTTCAGGAATGTACACCATGGCTcttgtgtggcccaatcacaaAGCAGTATTTTTTATGTCAtatcacagacaatggacaaagaACCAATCAGATGTACAAACCATTTATGAGAGGTTTTACCACAACattgtaatttatgtttgtgattgccaggtcttgtcagagataaacaacagaacttacctgcCTGCAACTGCTAACGGAAATTCAATCACTTCTTGGATTGCAacatttatacgggaatctaacattacataACCATGTGATTGTTATGTCCCGGATGTGATTACTTTTGTTACAGTACTTTgatgactacagactatttacggactttgtgATCACATGAAACAACAGTTGCTTTGTaggatttagatagattttacaagtttTAGGTTCCCGGTACTTAAGTCTTCAACTCTTGTAACTAAACATTGAGTTATCAGTACACACTGAAAATACACATGTTTtatattgtgtgtatgtaagcAGCAGTGGTGATTTGtgatatttgtgttgtgtggtttgatgtttgtttgcagcCCTAGCCACATCAACTCAACTACCAGCAACTTCTTTAACTATGGCACCTGAAAAACAGTGTAATTTTCAATTGTTAATGGAAAATGAGGAAGAACTGTGCTCAGGATCATTGCAGGTAAAGTTTAGTCTGCAGCTGTATTtatacactgtgtgtgtgtgtgtgtgtgtgtgtgtgtgtgtgtgtgcgcgcgcgtgtgcgtgcatgtgtgtgtgtgtgtgtgtgtgcatgcacgtgcgtgtgtgtgtatgtgtgtgtgtgtgtgtgtgtgtgtgtgtgtgtgtgtgtgtgtgtgtgtgtgagcacgtgcgtgtgtgtgtgtgtgtgtgtgtatgtgtgttatatgtatgtatggatacAGGTGGATGAGATGATGCTGTCTGAAGCCATTGCTGCATTGTTTTCGTGGTTGTGTTCGTGCCATGTTCCCACCAGTAGCGTCAAAATGATGTCTGCCACCCAGTTTGGTGGTATTCTCTTGTTGCATGGTTTAGTCTGCAGCCGTGATGCTAATTGCTTGCTCAACAACTTGTCGACTTACATTCAAACAGGTCCACGCCATCCACATATTCAACTCGATGGTAGTTAATTATCTCACTTTTCTTAGACATTGTCCCACTGCAGTGCAAAATGGAAACTCACGCTGTGTTTGGGATAAAGACATCAAAACTGTTATGAGCTGCTCCATGGAAACAACCACCACGTCTTTGTTTCCAACCGATTTATTTCAAGAAAATGTTGAAAGCTCGAGGTGTCTGCTACAGATTGGGTTGGTGTCAGGAATAGGAGCAGTGGCAGTCATATTTGTTTTTGCATTTATGTGTATTCTTCACTTTCACGTGCATGCAGATCGGAATCCTAAGTCTAGATGTCAGGATAAACATACTCGTGCAGTGAAACCAACAGAGGGCATGTCAAG
The sequence above is drawn from the Corticium candelabrum chromosome 8, ooCorCand1.1, whole genome shotgun sequence genome and encodes:
- the LOC134183512 gene encoding uncharacterized protein LOC134183512; its protein translation is MGTVRVSSRQIDCKAVDGEVRCKSCKEQLVAALSTVEVSCEIDDILSKLGHSCTPSRCFVCTEQDLTVKCLVLPQTSTVWPFSGLNCIWSEAEGLTYVPLVCSNCSTHCSPESPPLVGFKVVPCNRPSLMKRLTEVYLLQSAVDYTQ